A segment of the Luteolibacter arcticus genome:
ACTGGCAGTGATCCGCGGCGAGTGCCTTCTCGCGCAGAAACCAGCCCGGATCGACAATGCCATCCGCTTCTTCGACGAGACCGTCCTCGCCCACATCGAAGGTCATCGCGGCATACTTGCAGCCGTAGAGCCGCACCTTGCCAGTGTCTTTCAACGCGGCCAGGAAGTCGCGAAGGTCGGTGGGATCGCCATCGCGCTCCAGGCGTTCACGAAGCCATGCTTCCTGATGCGCATGATCCTGGCTCATCCTCGTGGACTGGAGGCCGTCTGCGGTGAGCAAGCGCACCGACCACAGGGTGAATAGCACATCGACCTCGGTCCCTTGGCGCGCTTCGAGGAAGGCGAAGGTCAGCGGCGTGAGCACACGGTCGAAGGCATCCTCGCGGACGACAATGGCGAGTCGTTCGAGTGTTTTCATGGCTTCACGAGGTAGTAGTAGTTCTGGATGTCGTGCGGCAGCGTGTGGCGCGCGACGCTTGAGAACCCGGCGTTCGTCAAGAACTCGCGCGTCATCTGCTCGCCCCACATCGCGCCAACGCCAAGGCCGCCTTGAGACAACGAGACGGTCATGCAGTGCGTGCAGGAAAGGCTGTAGAGCAGCGTCCCTATCAGGTGATCACGGTTCTCCGCGACATTGCTGGACGCACCGATGTCCTGCATGAGGAACACCCCATCCGGCCGCAACGCACGACGGATGCCGGCCAGCACGTGGTCGGGCCGCGCCTGGTCGTGGATCGCATCGAAGGCGGTGATCAGATTGAAGTCCGCGGACGGCGCGGTTTTGTCAAAGTCCGAGAGATCTCGTACTTCGAAGCGGACATTGGTCAGGCCGAGCGCATGGGCCTCGTTCGCGGCATCGCGCGTCGCTTCCGCGCTGAGATCCCAACCGGTGAAGCGGCTATTCGGGAACTGCTTCGCCATCGCCAGGAGCGCCTTGCCGCGGCCGCAGCCGATGTCGAGCACGTCGATGCCGTTGTGAAGCGACAGAGCCAGCCCGGGAACCAGCGGCAGGATGTGCTCGAACAAGGCGCCAACCACCGTCTGCGCGCTGTCCTGCGCCATCACCTCGTGGAAGCGGGGAAAGTCGGAGTAAGGAATGCCGCCCCCGCGATGGAAGCAGTCGATGATCTTGTCTTCCACCGAGCCCATCATCGCGACGTACTGCGCGAGGTAGGCGAGATTCTCCGCGCCATCGCTGCCGGTCAACGAGGCCGAGGCGGCGGGGAGCAGGCTGAAGACGCTGCTGGTTTCATCGCAGGTCGCGATGCCGCCGCAGGTCATGGCGCCGAGCCATTCGCGGACGTAGCGTTCGTGGAGACCGGCGGTCTCCGCGAGTTCGTGGCTGGTGGCCGGACCGGCCTTGCGCATCGCGGCGAAGAGGCCGGTGCGGTAGCCGATGGAGATCATCACGGCGAGCGCGCCGTGGTTGAGGATGTCGAGGTAACGGCCGCCGAATTCGTCGAGCGATTCGGCGCTGAGTTTGGTATCACAGGCGAGGCACATGGTTGGCAGTGGGGTTGTGCCTCCCACCGTGCCGGAAAACCTCCCGCCGGAATAGATGTCGGAAGTACGGTATCCGCCGCGGCGGACTACGGTAGCTTCAGCCAGCCGCGCGACTGGGCGAGCGCCACCGCCTCGGGGCGCGTCCGGCAATTCATCCGCTCCAGCAGACGTCCCACGTGCATCTCGACGGTGCGCGTGCTGAGCTGCATCCGGTCGCCGATTTCCTTGCTCGTCAATCCGCTGGCGAGGAGGGAAAGAACCTCCACCTGGCGGGGCGTGAGATCGTTGCCATGGCCGTCCTTCAGCAGGGAAAGCAAGGGCCGCGCGCCAAGGCGGGTGGCGATCGCGATTGCCTCACGCCGGTCATCGGCAGTGCGGCGGCATTCGATCCACAGTTGTTCCAGTGGCAATCCCGCCTTGGCTTCGAGTCCGGCGGCTTCCTTCAAGTCGGCATCGAAACGTGAAGAGTCACCTTCCAGCTTTGCCTGCTCCGCGCCCAGCACCAGCAAGGCCGCGCGGCATTCCGGCAGGTCGTTGCGACGGCGGATGTGATTGAGGATGTCGATGCAGTCCGCGAGCTGCGCGGGCTTGCCGCGCTCGGCGTAATGAGCGCCGGCGAAGAGCAATCCGGGAATGGCATCGTGGAGATCGTCGGTCTCGCGCCACAACGTACGAATCTCATCGTAGCTCGCCGTGGCGGCATCCGCGTCGCCATTGGTCTCGTGCCAGTAGCCAAGCGACCACAGGCTCAGCAATTCCATCCCGACCATCCCCTCGGCGCGCTGGTATTTCAGTGAGTCGCCCAAGTGGCGCCAGGCCGCCGAGCGCTCGCCGCGGAAAGTCGTCACGAGACCGAGTACGCCGCAGGCGATCGCTTTCAGCGCCGGATGCAAGTCGGGAACGACAAGCACCTCGCGGGCGGTATCGACCGCGTCCTTCCAATCGCCAGTGCGGAAGCACGCATAGGAAAGGCAGCCCATGCAGACGACCTCGCTGCCATCGCCCGCGTCGCGGCAATAGCGGATGGCCACCCCATGCGACTGCTTCTCTAACAAATACTCGCCTGCGTAGTCGGCGATGTTCGCGCGGCGCTTGTAGGCGATTGCGGTTTGCTCCGGCAGCTCGTGGGCGATGGCCACGCGCAGGCTTTCCTCCACGCAATGTCTCGCGGTGTCCGCTTCACCTGCCATGGCCGCCAGTAGCCCCTTCCAGCCGAGCATTTCCGAACGCAACGCCGGGCTGCCGGACTTTTCCGCCGCGTCTTCCATCAGGCCGAAGGCCTGCCGTGCCGCAGCGATGCGGACGCGATTGCACAGGTGATCCACGTGAGCGAGCGCATGGTGCCATGCCTCGGCGGGTGGAAGTTCACGCGCCGCGACCTCGGCGGCCTCGGCCAGCAAGGTGCCGGTTTTGGCGACATCGGAGGAAAGCGCCGCGAGTTGGTGCAGCGACTCGGCGCGCAAGCCGTGATGGCCGGTATCGAGCGCGTGATCGGCGAGTTCCTCCCATGCCTTGCGGGCGGCATCGCAAAGCCGCGCATTGGCAGCACAGCGCGCCATTTCCCGCAGCACGCGCACCCGATCATCCGGCGAGTCGTCCCACGGCCAGAGTGCCAGGCAGCGGTCGATGTGCTCGAGCGCCTTGCGATAGTCACCGGCCGAACAAGCACACTCCCCGGCCTTCAGCCACTGCGCCCGCGCTAGGTCAAAGCGATGTGCCGCCTCAAAGTGAGCCGCCACGGTTTCCGCAGGCAGCCGTTGCTGCTTCGCCGCCTCGCCCAGCGCGAGGTGATGATCGCGGGCCCGCGACCACGGAATTGCGGCGACAAGCTTCTTCGGCTCGGCCGCGTTGGTGAAGCGGGCGAAGCCCGGTTGTTTGCCATCGGCCAGTGTGCCCGCGTCGAAGAGCGCGGCGAGATCGCTTTCCGAGACTCCGGACGAACGAAGCAAGGCCAGCGGGAACTCGCGGCCGAGCAAGGCCGCGCGTTCCAAGGCGGCGGTGGCATCGATCTTGGAACGGCGGCTCATGGGACGGCATTCGCGAATCGAGGAATGGCTCCGGGCGGTCTTACGATCCCGCCGGATCGGTCGGCCGGCTGGGCGGAGCGTTGATCGGGCGGGGCAGGGGACCGGTGCCGGCATCTCCTTTCGCCTGCTGGTCGAGGATGGCACGGGCAATCGCGGCGGCCATCTTGTCGCGATACGCCGGGTCGGCGCACAGCTTCGCCTCGGCGGCATTGCTGAGGTAGCCGAGTTCCAGCAGCACGCACGGGATATCCGGATTGCGGGTCAGGCGCAGGCGGCGGCGGACCAAGCCACGATTGCCGGATTCAGCGGGAGAAACCGCGGCCATGGCCCGCTGGAAACGGGTGGCCAGACCATGGCTATCCACCCGCCAGTAGTAAGTCTCCGGCCCACGGATACCGGAACTACTGGAGTTGTAGTGGAGGCTGACGAGAATCGTGCCGCCCTTGCCACTGGCGCGGGAAGCACGATCGTCGAGCTCGATGAAGCGGTCATCGCTGCGCATCAGGCGGGTCTTCACCCGGCCGCCGAGCTGGCGCTGGAGGCGCTTGGCGGTATCGAGCGCCAGGTCTTTCTCCTTCTGGCCCGTGGCGCGGGAAACCGCGCCGGGGTCCTTGCCGCCATGGCCGGCGTCGATGATGACAGTGTCGAACCCCTGCGGACCGGGGCGGTGGCCCCATTCATCGGGGCGACCATTGTTCGAGGTGCTCGAGCCGGGACCGGCGCAGGAGGCGGCCAGCAGGCAGGCGAACAAGGGGGCGAGTCGGGATTTCACGCCGCGCAGCATCGGCGGGCGAACAGGCGGAAGGCGATGAAAAAGGCGCGGTCGAAATTGGGGTTTGAAATTGCAGCCCGGGATTCCAGTTTGCCGCAGTGTTCCAGATCGTCTTCAATGAAATCAGCGCGGCCGAGATTTCCCGCCTCGACACGCTCGAGCAGCTCGACTTGCTCGACGAGTTCAAGGTGACCGAAAAGGACCTGGAAAGCCTCGACGGCGACCGCTTCGGCAAGATCGAGCGCGACGGCAAGACGCTCTATCGCTTCCGCGCCAAAGACTGGCGCTTCTACTTCGAGGTGAAGGACGGCCAGGTGATCGTCCACCGCGTGCTGCACAAGGGGACCTTCTCCGACTTTGCCTTCCGCTCGAAGATCCCGATCGGCGAGGACGAAGAGCTGGCGAAATCGAAGCACTTCTGGAAACTCATCGATGAAGGGCGGGCCGCGCGGCGGCTGTGAGTGACAGCGGCGGATTT
Coding sequences within it:
- a CDS encoding helix-turn-helix transcriptional regulator yields the protein MSRRSKIDATAALERAALLGREFPLALLRSSGVSESDLAALFDAGTLADGKQPGFARFTNAAEPKKLVAAIPWSRARDHHLALGEAAKQQRLPAETVAAHFEAAHRFDLARAQWLKAGECACSAGDYRKALEHIDRCLALWPWDDSPDDRVRVLREMARCAANARLCDAARKAWEELADHALDTGHHGLRAESLHQLAALSSDVAKTGTLLAEAAEVAARELPPAEAWHHALAHVDHLCNRVRIAAARQAFGLMEDAAEKSGSPALRSEMLGWKGLLAAMAGEADTARHCVEESLRVAIAHELPEQTAIAYKRRANIADYAGEYLLEKQSHGVAIRYCRDAGDGSEVVCMGCLSYACFRTGDWKDAVDTAREVLVVPDLHPALKAIACGVLGLVTTFRGERSAAWRHLGDSLKYQRAEGMVGMELLSLWSLGYWHETNGDADAATASYDEIRTLWRETDDLHDAIPGLLFAGAHYAERGKPAQLADCIDILNHIRRRNDLPECRAALLVLGAEQAKLEGDSSRFDADLKEAAGLEAKAGLPLEQLWIECRRTADDRREAIAIATRLGARPLLSLLKDGHGNDLTPRQVEVLSLLASGLTSKEIGDRMQLSTRTVEMHVGRLLERMNCRTRPEAVALAQSRGWLKLP
- a CDS encoding class I SAM-dependent methyltransferase; the encoded protein is MCLACDTKLSAESLDEFGGRYLDILNHGALAVMISIGYRTGLFAAMRKAGPATSHELAETAGLHERYVREWLGAMTCGGIATCDETSSVFSLLPAASASLTGSDGAENLAYLAQYVAMMGSVEDKIIDCFHRGGGIPYSDFPRFHEVMAQDSAQTVVGALFEHILPLVPGLALSLHNGIDVLDIGCGRGKALLAMAKQFPNSRFTGWDLSAEATRDAANEAHALGLTNVRFEVRDLSDFDKTAPSADFNLITAFDAIHDQARPDHVLAGIRRALRPDGVFLMQDIGASSNVAENRDHLIGTLLYSLSCTHCMTVSLSQGGLGVGAMWGEQMTREFLTNAGFSSVARHTLPHDIQNYYYLVKP
- a CDS encoding N-acetylmuramoyl-L-alanine amidase family protein, translating into MKSRLAPLFACLLAASCAGPGSSTSNNGRPDEWGHRPGPQGFDTVIIDAGHGGKDPGAVSRATGQKEKDLALDTAKRLQRQLGGRVKTRLMRSDDRFIELDDRASRASGKGGTILVSLHYNSSSSGIRGPETYYWRVDSHGLATRFQRAMAAVSPAESGNRGLVRRRLRLTRNPDIPCVLLELGYLSNAAEAKLCADPAYRDKMAAAIARAILDQQAKGDAGTGPLPRPINAPPSRPTDPAGS